A DNA window from Anas acuta chromosome 4, bAnaAcu1.1, whole genome shotgun sequence contains the following coding sequences:
- the KLB gene encoding beta-klotho: MCGRRLKRFVAFWTLVFMRIVAGLAGEGRSVWKKDPNSSPVSETQMFLYDTFPKEFLWGVGTGAFQVEGSWRKDGKGSSIWDRFVHTEFRDADSTDVSSDSYTLLDKDLAALDFLGVTFYQFSISWSRIFPTGVVTAPNEKGLQYYNTLIDSLVHRNIDPVVTLYHWDLPLTLQEQYGGWKNESVIDIFNDYATFCFQTFGDRVKYWITIHNPYLVAWHGYGTGIHAPGEKGKITTVYTVGHNLIKAHAKVWHNYKQHFEPYQKGLMSIVLGSHWIEPNRSEDALDISKCQQSVERVLGWFAKPIHGDGDYPEELKNELSFLPRFTEDEKKYIKGTADFFAFSFGPNNFKPPNTLPKMGQNLSLNLREVLNWIKLEYDSPRILIAENGWFTDSHVKTDDTTAIYMMKNFINKVLQAIKYDNIDVFGYTAWSLLDGFEWQHAYNIRRGLFYVDFKSEKKERIPKSSARYYKQIIQENGFFPKESTPSLQAQFSCDFSWGITESVLKAESVASSPQFCDSNLYLWNVTGDGLLHKVEGVKLKTRPAQCTDFVSIKKQLDLLEKMKVTHYRFALDWSLILPKGDLSVVNRQVLRYYRCVISEVLKLNVQSMVTLYHPTHAYLGLPAPLLQTGGWLNHSTARAFQDYAALCFRELGDLVKLWITINEPNRLSDVYNRSSSDTYRAAHNLLIAHAMAWRIYDEQYRSLQYGKVSLSLHSDWAEPANPYFESHAKAANRFLQFEIGWFADPIFKTGDYPATMREYIRLKNRKGLSHSSLPSFTSEEKKLVKGAADFYALNHFTTRFVIHEPQNGSQYEFDRDIQFLQDITCLSSPSRLAVVPWGVRKVLKWIKRTYGDIDIYITANGIDDQSLDNDELRNYYLGKYVQEVLKAYYIDKVKIRGYYAFKLTEEKSKPRFGFFTSDSKGKPSIKFYNKLISNNGFPADYSVCDPSNKEKECSFCLFISQKKPLIFFACCLFSTLILLLTIIVFHKRKRRKRFKVKNIQRICVSL, from the exons ATGTGTGGCCGACGGCTGAAGAGATTTGTTGCTTTTTGGACATTAGTTTTCATGAGGATAGTCGCTGGGCTTGCCGGAGAGGGAAGATCTGTGTGGAAAAAGGACCCTAACTCCAGTCCCGTGAGTGAAACACAGATGTTTTTGTATGACACTTTCCCCAAAGAGTTTCTCTGGGGTGTAGGGACAGGGGCGTTCCAGGTGGAAGGCAGCTGGAGGAAGGACGGGAAAGGATCCTCCATCTGGGACCGCTTCGTCCACACGGAGTTCAGAGATGCTGACAGCACGGACGTCTCCAGTGACAGTTACACGTTGCTGGACAAAGATCTGGCAGCTCTGGATTTTTTGGGAGTTACCTTTTACCAGTTTTCGATTTCGTGGTCGAGGATTTTTCCCACTGGCGTGGTAACAGCTCCCAATGAAAAAGGACTCCAGTACTATAACACCCTTATTGACTCTCTAGTCCACAGAAATATTGACCCCGTGGTTACCCTCTATCACTGGGACCTGCCCTTGACACTGCAAGAACAATATGGGGGATGGAAAAATGAATCAGTAATTGATATATTCAACGACTACGCCACCTTTTGCTTCCAGACCTTTGGGGATCGTGTTAAATATTGGATTACCATCCATAATCCTTACTTAGTTGCTTGGCATGGGTATGGCACAGGTATTCATGCTcctggagagaaagggaaaataaccACCGTCTACACTGTAGGACACAATCTGATCAAG GCTCATGCAAAAGTTTGGCATAACTACAAACAACACTTTGAACCATATCAGAAGGGGCTGATGTCCATAGTCTTGGGATCCCACTGGATCGAACCCAACAGATCGGAAGATGCTTTGGACATCTCTAAATGCCAGCAGTCTGTGGAGAGAGTACTTGGATGGTTTGCTAAACCCATCCATGGGGATGGTGATTATccagaagaactgaaaaatgaattatcCTTTTTGCCACGCTTTACTGAGGAtgaaaaaaagtacataaaaggAACGGCTGActtctttgcattttcctttggtCCTAATAACTTCAAACCTCCAAACACTCTACCAAAAATGGGACAAAACTTGTCACTCAATTTGAGGGAAGTACTGAACTGGATTAAACTGGAATACGACAGTCCTCGGATCTTGATTGCGGAGAATGGCTGGTTCACAGACAGCCATGTGAAAACCGATGACACCACAGCCATCTACATGATGAAAAACTTCATAAATAAGGTTTTACAAG CTATTAAATACGACAACATAGATGTGTTTGGCTACACAGCCTGGTCACTCCTTGACGGCTTTGAATGGCAACATGCTTACAACATTCGGCGTGGATTATTTTATGTAGatttcaaaagtgaaaaaaaggaaaggattcCCAAGTCATCTGCACGGTATTATAAACAAATCATACAAGAAAATGGCTTCTTCCCAAAAGAGTCTACCCCAAGTTTGCAAGCTCAGTTTTCCTGTGACTTTTCCTGGGGTATCACTGAATCTGTTCTTAAG GCGGAATCTGTCGCTTCCTCACCCCAATTCTGCGATTCAAACCTCTACCTGTGGAACGTCACGGGAGACGGGCTCCTGCACAAAGTGGAAGGGGTGAAGCTAAAAACCCGGCCCGCACAGTGTACAGATTTTGTCAGTATTAAAAAGCAACTCGACCTCCTGGAAAAAATGAAGGTCACCCACTACAGATTTGCACTCGACTGGTCACTGATCCTACCCAAGGGAGATCTGTCGGTGGTCAACAGGCAAGTGCTGAGGTATTACAGGTGTGTGATCAGCGAGGTGCTAAAACTCAACGTCCAGTCCATGGTCACCCTGTACCACCCAACGCACGCCTACCTGGGCCTGCCGGCGCCTTTGCTGCAGACGGGAGGGTGGCTGAACCACTCTACGGCCCGTGCTTTCCAAGACTACGCAGCTTTGTGTTTTCGGGAGCTGGGTGATCTGGTGAAGCTTTGGATTACAATAAACGAGCCCAACCGACTCAGCGATGTCTACAACAGGAGCAGCAGTGACACGTACCGAGCAGCACACAACTTATTAATAGCCCACGCCATGGCCTGGAGGATATACGATGAGCAGTACCGGTCCCTCCAGTACGGCAaagtgtccctgtccctgcactCGGACTGGGCCGAGCCTGCCAACCCCTACTTCGAATCCCACGCCAAGGCTGCCAACAGATTCCTTCAGTTTGAAATCGGCTGGTTTGCCGACCCCATATTTAAGACCGGGGACTATCCGGCTACAATGAGGGAATACATTCgccttaaaaacagaaagggcCTCTCGCACTCTTCTCTGCCGTCTTTCACGAGCGAGGAAAAGAAGCTCGTTAAAGGCGCGGCTGACTTCTACGCCCTGAATCATTTCACCACACGATTTGTGATTCACGAGCCTCAGAACGGGAGCCAGTACGAGTTTGACCGTGACATCCAGTTTCTGCAGGACATCACCTGCCTGAGCTCCCCCTCCCGCCTGGCAGTGGTGCCCTGGGGCGTGCGCAAGGTTCTGAAGTGGATTAAAAGAACCTACGGCGACATAGATATTTACATCACGGCCAATGGGATAGACGACCAGTCCTTAGACAACGATGAGCTTCGGAATTATTACTTAGGAAAATATGTACAAGAGGTTTTAAAAG CATACTACATTGATAAAGTCAAGATTAGAGGTTACTATGCATTTAAACTGACTGAAGAAAAATCCAAGCCCAGATTTGGATTCTTCACTTCTGACTCAAAAGGAAAACCTTCAATAAAATTTTACAATAAGCTGATAAGTAATAATGGCTTTCCTGCCGACTATTCAGTCTGTGATCCTTCCAACAAAGAAAAGGAGTGCagcttctgtttatttatttctcagaagaagcCATTAATATTCTTTGCCTGCTGTCTTTTCTCTACTCTTATCTTGCTCTTAACCATCATTgtttttcacaaaagaaaaagaagaaaacgtTTTAAGGTAAAGAACATCCAGCGCATCTGTGTGTCACTTTAA